A stretch of the Festucalex cinctus isolate MCC-2025b chromosome 20, RoL_Fcin_1.0, whole genome shotgun sequence genome encodes the following:
- the LOC144009518 gene encoding beta-1,4-galactosyltransferase 1-like yields MISKILKNTFCWLLISSVIIVACLLLFFSKSSSLLIFTKSDGTLSRSAEAHLLHETAPTTRNFDNLTSKAVSKILGLCPDTPPDLVGPLRVEFDQRRSLDKIVVEVSAPSLRMGGRYKPPNCIAQHKVAIVIPFRNRHEHLKHWLYYLHPILMRQQLDYGVYVINQAGEGAFNRAKLLNVGFAEAQKDSDYRCFVFSDVDLVPMDDRNLYRCFGNPRHLAVAMDKFQFSLPYQNYFGGVCSLSKEQYLRINGFPNTFWGWGGEDDDMYNRITFRGMSISRPNVLIGKYKMIKHNRDLHNEVNPVNPDKVGKTRNTMNHDGVSSLHYKVSSVERHPCYTFITVDIQAPSSVRG; encoded by the exons ATGATATCAAAGATACTGAAAAATACGTTTTGCTGGTTACTTATCTCTTCTGTGATCATTGTGGCGTGCTTACTGTTGTTCTTCAGCAAATCGAGCAGTTTGTTGATTTTTACCAAGTCAGACGGGACACTTTCCAGGAGCGCAGAAGCCCACCTGCTGCACGAAACTGCACCGACGACGAGGAACTTCGATAACTTGACCTCGAAGGCCGTGAGCAAGATTTTAGGACTCTGTCCTGACACCCCTCCGGATCTTGTAGGTCCTCTGCGTGTGGAGTTTGATCAGAGACGTTCACTGGACAAGATCGTGGTGGAGGTCAGCGCTCCTTCTCTAAGGATGGGGGGGCGATACAAGCCTCCCAATTGTATTGCCCAGCACAAG GTGGCGATCGTCATCCCTTTCCGCAACCGGCACGAGCACCTGAAACACTGGCTGTATTACCTGCATCCCATTCTGATGCGGCAACAATTGGACTACGGGGTGTATGTCATCAACCAAGCTGGAGAGGGAGCGTTTAACAGGGCCAAGCTGCTGAACGTGGGCTTTGCGGAGGCCCAAAAGGATTCCGACTACCGTTGTTTTGTCTTCTCTGACGTTGACCTGGTGCCTATGGATGACCGCAACCTGTACCGCTGCTTCGGCAATCCCCGGCACTTGGCTGTGGCTATGGATAAATTCCAGTTCAGTTTACCCTACCAAAATTATTTTGGAGGCGTCTGCTCGTTATCCAAGGAGCAATACTTGAGGATTAATGGCTTCCCAAACACTTTCTGGGGCTGGGGCGGCGAGGACGATGACATGTATAACCGAATCACCTTCCGAGGCATGTCCATCTCACGGCCAAACGTGCTGATTGGAAAGTACAAGATGATTAAACATAATCGGGACCTGCACAATGAGGTCAATCCAGTGAATCCTGACAAAGTGGGAAAAACCCGAAACACAATGAATCACGATGGTGTCAGCTCGCTTCATTACAAAGTCAGCAGTGTTGAGAGACATCCATGTTATACCTTTATTACGGTTGACATTCAAGCGCCATCATCTGTACGAGGATGA
- the amer2 gene encoding APC membrane recruitment protein 2 — protein MEVQTECADPTAAPPCDPQPTGKLNKAAFKLFGKRRAGFFSFRDKGATTPSGINGHSDTGNSVNGNASMSSVELVRSKTHDGLTGSNNDADGQRGEGLSALETGAVRSLSKSLSFFSLLRRGSLRSSENGAGLVRRGRGLKGFFSSIRWRRKDKRNEGDGEELQLQKANDADVAETETAKDVTLILEPTPHSRQEDHGKTEADRNLRASEAHTTSRCAATPGPSAEADPPSPYTPDDSPLHPAASKAKASVSSLTPSLATPPLECCSAAEPPSEPSVDRLCSLLFNDVTSLKSFDSLTGCGDIIADADEETAGNGGSATSSSSSGGGGGGSGVARPLGTTTRISPTKAPLSFTAPGPASLPARAPQSPPVGSGVVAYMGGGEEMASPEGVDDADMQGLWHMLPSTGNDSPALPRSHQPSCTTPTSTYSLRTLNSASCHQSSAGVCKKSLGLSKIPVVGGAGSRAAKPLLPHGRHPASPGDKEPLSDEGYWDTPSATPTATPEESGRRPKHDMSRDSCSGDRLYDLYNDPEGDEDRNSSSSLSTEYKLSPPSSSSSSSFRSIKGSASLPRESKIPVSARQTTPPQSASQSALSSVLEAESSLPKSQAPPRTRIPVSKVPVRRSGNKPGPATRVSKK, from the coding sequence atggaggtgcagacGGAGTGTGCGGATCCCACTGCGGCCCCTCCATGTGACCCCCAGCCCACCGGGAAGCTCAACAAAGCTGCCTTCAAGCTTTTCGGAAAGCGACGCGCAGGCTTCTTCTCCTTCAGGGACAAAGGGGCCACCACGCCGAGCGGGATCAACGGGCATTCGGACACCGGGAATTCCGTCAATGGGAACGCTTCAATGTCATCAGTCGAGCTGGTGAGAAGCAAAACGCACGACGGGCTCACCGGCTCCAACAATGATGCCGATGGACAGAGAGGGGAGGGGCTGTCCGCTTTGGAGACAGGAGCTGTAAGGTCGCTTAGTAAATCGCTAAGTTTCTTCTCTCTATTACGACGTGGGAGTCTTAGGTCAAGTGAGAACGGCGCCGGGCTTGTACGGAGAGGGAGGGGCTTGAAGGGCTTTTTCAGTAGCATCCGCTGGCGACGGAAGGACAAAAGGAACGAAGGAGATGGCGAGGAGTTGCAACTCCAGAAGGCGAATGATGCGGATGTTGCAGAGACTGAAACGGCAAAGGATGTCACCCTCATCCTTGAACCAACACCACATTCTCGCCAGGAGGATCATGGGAAGACAGAGGCGGATCGTAACCTCCGAGCATCCGAGGCTCACACTACCAGTCGGTGTGCGGCCACGCCGGGCCCATCTGCTGAGGCGGACCCCCCCTCTCCTTACACACCCGATGACTCCCCTTTGCACCCTGCCGCCAGCAAAGCCAAAGCCTCGGTCTCCAGTCTCACCCCCTCCCTCGCCACACCGCCGTTGGAGTGTTGCAGCGCCGCCGAGCCGCCCTCGGAACCCTCGGTGGACCGCTTGTGTTCTCTTCTCTTCAATGACGTCACGTCCCTCAAGAGCTTCGACTCACTCACTGGATGCGGGGATATCATCGCTGATGCAGACGAGGAGACGGCAGGAAATGGGGGCAGCGCTActagtagcagcagcagcggcggcggcggcgggggatCGGGTGTTGCGAGGCCGCTTGGAACCACAACTCGTATCTCCCCAACGAAAGCGCCGCTTTCTTTCACTGCTCCCGGCCCGGCTTCACTTCCTGCCCGCGCCCCTCAATCACCCCCAGTTGGCAGCGGAGTGGTGGCCTACATGGGTGGCGGGGAGGAAATGGCCAGTCCAGAGGGAGTGGACGATGCCGACATGCAGGGGCTTTGGCACATGCTGCCCTCGACCGGCAACGACTCCCCTGCGTTGCCCCGATCGCACCAACCCTCCTGCACCACTCCCACCTCCACCTACTCCCTTCGCACCCTCAACTCCGCCAGCTGCCACCAATCTTCAGCCGGCGTATGTAAGAAATCTTTGGGCCTCAGTAAGATTCCGGTGGTTGGCGGAGCAGGAAGTCGAGCGGCGAAACCCCTCCTACCTCACGGTCGTCATCCGGCCTCACCTGGAGACAAGGAGCCGCTCAGCGACGAAGGCTACTGGGACACACCTTCTGCAACACCCACAGCGACACCCGAGGAAAGCGGGCGGCGGCCCAAGCACGATATGTCACGTGACAGCTGCTCTGGGGACCGCCTGTACGATCTCTACAATGACCCAGAAGGCGACGAGGACCGGAACAGTTCTTCCTCCTTGTCAACAGAATACAAACTCAgccctccttcctcctcctcctcttcttcattcCGGTCAATAAAAGGCAGCGCCAGCCTTCCCCGGGAATCCAAGATCCCGGTCAGCGCCAGACAAACCACGCCGCCGCAGTCGGCGAGCCAATCAGCACTCTCGTCTGTCCTGGAGGCAGAATCGTCGCTGCCAAAGAGCCAAGCGCCACCTCGCACCAGGATCCCCGTATCCAAGGTGCCCGTGCGTCGCTCCGGAAACAAACCGGGCCCCGCAACCAGAGTCTCCAAGAAGTAG
- the mtmr6 gene encoding phosphatidylinositol-3,5-bisphosphate 3-phosphatase MTMR6: MEHIRTPKVEQVRLLDRFSNKSTSGTLYLTATHLIFVESSSNNATPAGQEVWILHHHIASVEKLSLTTSGCPLVIQCRNFRVVHFVVQRERDCHDVYSSLLRLLRPESYEELYAFSYNPKQNDQQREEGWQLIDLGAEFERMGVPCDQWQLTDVNRDYKICETYPRDLYVPITASKPIIVGSSKFRSKGRFPVLTYFYQEKKAAVCRCSQPLSGFSARCLEDESMLQAISRANHNSRFVYVMDTRPKLNALANRAAGKGYENEDNYSNIRFQFVGIENIHVMRTSLQKLLEVIGARSLSMSDYLVGLESCGWLRHIKAVVDAAIFLAKAVTREGASVLVHCSDGWDRTAQVCSLGALLMDPYYRTIKGFMVLIEKDWISFGHKFADRCDQLDGDPKEVSPIFTQFLECVWQLSEQFPQAFEFSEWFLLQIHEHVHSCQYGNFLGNNQRQREELQLRERTHSLWAHLMSEKDNYLNPFYSPAYAETCPVLEPSTLPYHFKFWRNMYHQFDRSMHPRQSILKTILTGRENSRKAESKLRALECRLQQLGVTPVVTSNLPAAPPTRDHRSLDKPLPPRPDSLILGAPVDHKEARRKQEEDEHEEVGEEATESTDTERTVEGSSGSESRKQSYGELEGTYNDDVAKEEPAVVSLEFGVARMTC; encoded by the exons ATGGAGCATATCCGAACCCCGAAG GTGGAGCAGGTGCGCCTGTTGGATCGCTTCAGCAACAAATCCACCAGCGGCACACTGTACCTCACAGCGACGCACCTCATCTTTGTGGAGAGCAGCTCCAACAACGCAACGCCTGCTGGACAAGAGGTTTGG ATTTTACACCACCACATCGCATCCGTGGAGAAGCTGTCGCTGACCACCTCGGGCTGCCCACTGGTCATTCAGTGTCGTAACTTCAGAGTGGTTCACTTTGTGGTGCAGCGAGAACGCGACTGTCACGATGTGTACAGCTCGCTTTTGCGCCTTCTGCGGCCTG AGTCGTACGAGGAGCTCTACGCCTTCTCCTACAATCCCAAACAGAACGACCAGCAGCGTGAAGAAGGGTGGCAGCTCATTGACTTGGGGGCAGAGTTTGAGAGGATGGGTGTTCCCTGCGACCAATGGCAACTCACCGACGTCAACAGAGACTACAAG ATTTGTGAGACATATCCACGTGACCTGTATGTCCCCATCACGGCCAGTAAGCCCATTATTGTGGGCAGCTCCAAGTTCAGGAGCAAAGGACGCTTTCCTGTGCTTACTTACTTCTACCAAGAGAAGAAG GCGGCAGTGTGCCGGTGCAGCCAGCCTCTCTCTGGCTTCAGTGCACGTTGTTTAGAAGATGAGAGCATGCTGCAGGCCATCAGCAGGGCCAACCACAACAGCCGATTTGTTTACGTCATGGACACAAGGCCAAAA CTGAACGCGCTCGCCAACCGAGCAGCGGGCAAAGGCTACGAGAACGAGGACAACTACTCCAACATTCGCTTCCAGTTTGTGGGCATCGAGAACATCCACGTGATGAGGACCAGCCTACAAAAGCTGTTGGAAG TGATTGGAGCTCGGTCCCTCTCCATGAGTGACTACCTGGTCGGACTGGAGAGCTGCGGCTGGTTGAGGCATATCAAGGCTGTTGTGGATGCAGCAATCTTCCTGGCTAAG GCGGTGACTCGGGAGGGAGCCAGCGTGTTAGTTCATTGTTCCGACGGGTGGGACCGAACAGCGCAGGTCTGCTCCCTGGGGGCTTTGCTCATGGACCCCTACTATCGCACCATCAAGGGTTTCATG GTGCTGATAGAAAAAGACTGGATCTCCTTCGGCCACAAATTTGCAGATCG ATGTGACCAGTTGGACGGAGACCCAAAGGAAGTGTCTCCTATCTTCACTCAGTTCCTGGAATGTGTCTGGCAGCTATCTGAGCAGTTCCCTCAG GCATTTGAATTCAGCGAGTGGTTCCTGCTGCAGATCCACGAGCACGTCCACTCATGTCAGTACGGAAACTTCCTCGGCAACAACCAGAGGCAGAGAGAAGAGCTGCA GCTAAGAGAGCGGACTCATTCGTTATGGGCGCATCTAATGAGCGAAAAAGACAACTACTTGAATCCATTCTATAGCCCCGCGTACGCCGAAACGTGCCCTGTGCTGGAGCCCTCCACTTTGCCCTACCATTTCAA GTTTTGGAGAAACATGTACCACCAGTTTGATCGCTCCATGCACCCTCGGCAGTCCATCCTGAAGACAATTCTCACTGGGAGGGAGAACAGTCGCAAGGCAGAGAGCAAGCTCCGAGCACTGGAGTGT AGACTTCAGCAGCTCGGTGTAACTCCAGTCGTGACCTCCAACCTCCCCGCGGCCCCTCCCACCAGGGATCATCGCTCACTTGACAAACCCCTCCCACCGCGCCCCGACTCCCTCATCTTGGGGGCGCCCGTCGATCACAAGGAGGCCCGTCGGAAGCAGGAGGAAGACGAGCACGAGGAGGTGGGCGAGGAGGCCACCGAGAGCACCGACACGGAGCGGACAGTAGAGGGCAGCAGCGGCTCGGAGAGCCGCAAGCAGAGCTACGGCGAGCTGGAAGGGACGTACAACGACGACGTAGCCAAAGAGGAGCCGGCTGTCGTGAGTCTGGAGTTCGGAGTGGCACGCATGACCTGCTGA